The following coding sequences are from one Nitrospirota bacterium window:
- a CDS encoding histidine phosphatase family protein, protein MTTRMFLVRHGATVLSAEDRFAGATDVELSDEGRAQAERLAERLAGAELAAVYASPMKRTLETAAIIVGAHALAPIPRDGLREINHGRWEGLTRKEVESQFPDEYAAWEADPFTFAPAGGESGVSVMARALPVVRDIVVRHAGANVLVVSHKATLRLILSSLLGFDARGYRDRMDQSPACLNVVDFKDPIRARLMLFNDVSHYADYPARRHVHLSKWWEAPEPS, encoded by the coding sequence GTGACGACACGAATGTTTCTGGTCCGCCACGGTGCCACCGTGCTGAGCGCGGAAGACCGCTTCGCCGGCGCGACGGACGTCGAACTGTCCGACGAGGGGCGCGCACAGGCGGAACGGCTGGCCGAACGACTGGCCGGGGCCGAACTGGCGGCGGTCTATGCCAGTCCGATGAAGCGCACCCTGGAAACCGCGGCCATCATCGTTGGCGCCCATGCCCTCGCGCCGATCCCCCGCGACGGGCTGCGCGAAATCAACCACGGCCGCTGGGAGGGCCTCACGCGCAAAGAGGTGGAGTCGCAGTTTCCCGACGAGTATGCAGCCTGGGAGGCCGACCCCTTCACTTTCGCCCCGGCCGGCGGCGAGTCCGGGGTGAGCGTGATGGCGCGGGCCCTGCCGGTCGTCCGGGACATCGTCGTGCGGCATGCCGGCGCCAACGTCCTGGTGGTCTCGCACAAGGCGACCTTGCGGCTGATCCTCAGCAGCCTGCTCGGCTTCGACGCGCGCGGGTACCGCGATCGGATGGACCAATCTCCGGCCTGCCTGAACGTGGTGGACTTCAAGGACCCGATCCGCGCGCGTCTGATGCTTTTCAACGACGTGTCCCACTATGCCGATTACCCGGCGCGGCGTCACGTGCACCTGTCGAAATGGTGGGAAGCCCCCGAGCCGTCATGA
- the ettA gene encoding energy-dependent translational throttle protein EttA, with translation MSTNDKQIIFSLIGVGRVYPPKKQVLKDIYLSFYYGAKIGVLGLNGSGKSTLLRIIAGLDKDYLGEITMSKGYTVGLQEQEPQLEAGKTVKEVVEEGRKELVTLLKDYETISNKLGDCTPDEMDKLLEKQSQLQEKIEAANGWELEHQLEIAMDALRCPPPDAKVDQLSGGEKRRVALCRLLIQEPDILLLDEPTNHLDAESVQWLEQHLQQYKGTVIAVTHDRYFLDNVAGWILELDRGQGIPFEGNYSSWLEQKQARLEKEEKAESRRRKTLERELEWIRMSPKGRHAKGKARIQRYEDLLSQENEKAADDLEIYIPPGPRLGDIVVEAKGLTKAFGDKLLFDGLNFNLPRGGIVGVIGPNGAGKTTLFRMIVGKEKPDAGTLRIGETVTLGYVDQDRTLDPKKTVWEVISDGSDTIKLGKSEVNSRAYCGKFNFGGTEQQKKVKDLSGGERNRVHLARMLREGANLIILDEPTNDLDVNTLRALEEGLERFGGCAVVSSHDRWFLDRVATHILAFEGESKVAWFEGNYSEYEADRKKRLGKEADQPHRIRYRKLTK, from the coding sequence ATGAGCACCAACGACAAGCAGATTATTTTTTCCCTGATCGGAGTCGGCCGGGTCTACCCGCCCAAGAAGCAGGTCCTCAAGGACATCTACCTCTCCTTCTACTACGGGGCCAAGATCGGCGTCCTCGGGTTGAACGGGTCCGGCAAAAGCACGCTCCTGCGGATCATCGCCGGGCTGGACAAGGATTACTTGGGCGAGATCACCATGTCGAAGGGCTACACGGTCGGGCTTCAGGAGCAGGAGCCGCAACTGGAGGCGGGCAAGACCGTCAAGGAAGTGGTCGAAGAGGGCCGCAAGGAGCTGGTCACACTGCTGAAGGACTATGAAACGATCAGCAACAAGCTGGGCGACTGTACCCCCGATGAAATGGACAAGCTGTTGGAGAAGCAGAGCCAGCTCCAGGAGAAGATCGAGGCGGCCAACGGCTGGGAGCTGGAACACCAGCTCGAAATCGCCATGGACGCGCTGCGCTGTCCCCCGCCGGATGCGAAGGTGGACCAGCTCTCCGGCGGCGAAAAGCGGCGGGTGGCCTTGTGCCGGCTCCTGATCCAGGAGCCGGACATTCTGTTGCTGGACGAGCCGACCAACCATCTGGACGCGGAGTCCGTGCAATGGCTGGAGCAACATCTCCAACAATATAAGGGCACGGTGATCGCCGTGACGCACGACCGGTATTTTCTGGACAATGTGGCCGGCTGGATTCTGGAGCTGGACCGGGGCCAAGGCATCCCCTTCGAAGGCAACTACTCCTCCTGGTTGGAACAGAAACAGGCGCGGCTCGAAAAAGAAGAAAAGGCCGAGTCCCGGCGGCGCAAGACTCTGGAGCGGGAATTGGAGTGGATCCGCATGTCCCCCAAAGGCCGGCACGCCAAGGGCAAGGCCCGCATCCAACGCTACGAGGACTTGCTCAGCCAGGAGAACGAAAAAGCGGCGGACGACTTGGAAATCTACATTCCGCCGGGCCCGCGCCTGGGGGATATCGTGGTGGAGGCCAAGGGGCTGACCAAAGCCTTCGGCGACAAATTGCTGTTCGACGGTCTGAACTTCAACCTGCCCAGGGGCGGGATCGTCGGCGTCATCGGACCCAACGGGGCGGGCAAGACCACCCTGTTCAGGATGATCGTGGGCAAGGAGAAGCCGGACGCGGGAACCTTGCGCATCGGCGAGACCGTCACGTTGGGCTACGTGGATCAGGACCGGACCCTGGACCCCAAGAAGACGGTCTGGGAAGTGATCTCGGACGGGTCCGACACGATCAAGCTGGGCAAGTCGGAGGTCAACTCGCGGGCCTACTGCGGCAAGTTCAATTTCGGCGGCACGGAGCAGCAGAAGAAGGTCAAGGATCTCTCGGGCGGCGAGCGCAATCGGGTGCACCTGGCGCGCATGCTCCGGGAGGGGGCCAACCTGATCATCCTGGACGAGCCGACCAACGATCTGGACGTCAATACCCTTCGGGCGCTGGAAGAGGGGCTCGAGCGGTTCGGCGGCTGCGCCGTCGTCAGCAGCCACGACCGCTGGTTCCTGGACCGGGTCGCCACCCACATTCTGGCTTTCGAAGGCGAGAGCAAGGTCGCCTGGTTCGAGGGCAACTACAGCGAATATGAAGCCGACCGCAAGAAGCGGCTGGGCAAGGAAGCCGACCAGCCCCACCGGATTCGCTATCGGAAATTGACGAAGTGA